From Cheilinus undulatus linkage group 15, ASM1832078v1, whole genome shotgun sequence:
cctccttcactttctccatctcctccaccatcactctctccagctcctcctccatcactctctccatctcctccttcactctctccatctcctcctacTTCACTCCCTTaggctcctcctccttcactctctccatctcctcctactttactctctccatctcctcctccttcactctctccatctcctcctccttcactctctcatcTCCTCATTcactctctgcagctcctcgtcactctctccatctcttcctccttcactctctccagctcctccttcactctctccatctcctcctccactctctccatctcctcctccttcactctttCCATTTCCTActtcactctctccagctcctcctccactctcttcagctcctttttcactctctccatctccttcttcaatctctccatctcctctttcactctcttctcctcctccttcactctcttcatctcctcctccttcactctctccatctcctcctttaCTCACTCCATCTCCTACATCActatctccatctccttcactctctccagctcctccttcactctcttcagctttttcactttctccatctcctcctacttcaatctctccctctcctctttcactctcttctcctcctccttcactctctctaTCTCCACCTTCactttctccatctcctccaccatcactctctccagctcctcctccatcactctctccatctgctcctccttcactctcttcatctcctcctccttcactctctccatctcctccttcactcaCTCCATCTTCTACATCACTATCTCTatctccttcactctctccagctcctccttcactctctgcagctcctttttcactctctccatctccttcttcaatctctccctctcctctttcactctcttctcctcctccttcactctctccatctcctccttcactttctccatctcctccaccatcactctctccagctcctcctccatcactctctccatctcctcctacttcgctctctccatctcctcctacttcactctctcatctcctcattcactctctccagctcctcctccatcactctctccatctagtcctccttcactctctccatctcctcccacttcactctctccatctcttcctccttcactccctccatctcctcctccttcactctctcatcTCCTTATTCACTCTGTCAGCTCCTCGTCACTCTCTCCACCtcttcctccttcactctctccagctcctcctccactcACTCATCTCatcctcctccactctctccatctcttacTCCTTCACTctttccatctcctcctccacttTCTCATCTCCTCATCTActctcctcagctcctccttcactctctccatctcttcctcccctctctACATCTCacccttcactctctccatctcctccctccctctctccattTCCTActtcactctctccagctcctccccCTTCAATCTCTCcatttcctcctccttcactctctccagctcctccttcactctcttcagctcctttttcactctctccatctccttcctCAATCTCTACCTTCTCCTCTTTcactctcttctcctcctccttcactctcttcatctcctcctccttcactctctccatctcctccttcactcaCTCCATCTCCTACATCActatctccatctccttcactctctccagctcctccttcactctctgcagctcctttttcactctctccatctccttcttcAATCTCTCAATCTCCTCTTTcactctcttctcctccttcttcactctcttcatctcctcctccttcactctctccatctctgcctTCACTCACTCCATCTCATACATCActatctccatctccttcactctctccagctcctccttcactctttcatctcctcctctttcagtctctccatctcctccttcacaCTTTCCATTACCTTCTTcagtctctccatctccttcttctcCACTCTCTCCAGCTTCTCCtgcttcactctctccatctcttctttcactctctccagctcctcttcCACTTTCTCATCTCCTACTATACTCTCTTCAGCTCCTcattcactctctccatctcctccaacTTCAATTTCTCCAAgtcctcctccactctctcatctcCTCCAACTCCACTCTCCTCCTTCACTcgctccatctcctccttcactaTCTCCATCTCCTCCCTGACTCTCTTaatctcctccttcactctctccatctcttcctcCACTCTCTACATCTCACCCTTCActccctccatctcctccctctctctctccatttcctacttcactctctccagctcctcctccttcactctctcatctcctccttcattttctccgtctcctcctccatcactctctccagctcctcctccactctcttcagctcctttttcactctctccatctccttcttcaatctttccatctcctctttcactctcttctcctcctccttcactctcttcatctccagctcctcctctctctccatctcctccttcactctttCAAGCTCCTTCTCCTTCACTCTCTTCATCTCCGcctctctctccagctcctccatcactctctccagctcctccttcactctctccatctcctccttcactctctccagctcctcctccatcactctctccatctagtcctccttcactctctccatctcctccttcactctctcctccttcactctctgcactctctccttcactctctgcagctcctttttcactctctccatctccttcttcaatctctccctctcctctttcactctcttctcctcctccttcactctctctatctcctccttcactttctccatctcctccaccatcactctctccatctcctcctccttcactttctctggctcctcctccttcactctctccatctcctcctccttcacgtTCTCCGGCTCCACCTCCCTCACTTTCTCCATCTACACTTTCACCCTTTCTTCTGAGCATATTGTCCCTCTTCATTTCTCTTCTGAAATCACTTCTCCTTCTTCTGTCTAATCTTTTCCTCTAAGGCTCCCTGTTTCCTGATAAGCTTCTCAGTCTTCCCCTTTGTCTTGGCCACAGCTTTGACGATCTTGTTTCTTTTGTATTCCATGTAGCGCAGCTTCAGTCTTGAAATGATGCCCTGCTTGGAATGAGTATCCTCTCTCATCTCCTCCTGCTCCAAACCCTCTAAGTCGTTCTGTAAAACCCTATCTACAtcatcctctttctctctcttctccctctctgcatGCTCCTTTCCGTACCATTCTTTCTCCAGCtcttcctccttcactctctccatctcctccttcactctctccatctcttcctccatCACTCTCCCCAGCAGCTCCTTCACTCTGTCCGTCTCtgtctccttcactctctccagcttctcctctctctgcagctcctccttcactctgtccagctcctccttcacaCTCTCcatctccagctcctcctctctctccatctcctccttcactctttCAAGCTCCTTCTCCTTCACTCTCTTCATCTCCGcctctctctccagctcctccatcactctctccagctcctccttcactctctccatctcctccttcactctctccagctcctcctccatcactctctccatctagtcctccttcactctctccatctcctcccacttcactctctccatctcctcctccttcactctctccatctcctcctccttcactctctcatcTCCTTATTCACTCTGTCAGCTCCTCGTCACTCTCTCCACCtcttcctccttcactctctccagctcctcctccactcACTCATCTCatcctcctccactctctccatctcttacTCCTTCACTctttccatctcctcctccacttTCTCATCTCCTCATCTActctcctcagctcctccttcactctctccatctcttcctcccctctctACATCTCacccttcactctctccatctcctccctccctctctccattTCCTActtcactctctccagctcctcctccttcaatctctccatttcctcctccttcactctctccagctcctccttcactctcttcagctcctttttcactctctccatctccttcctCAATCTCTACCTTCTCCTCTTTcactctcttctcctcctctttcactctcttcatctcctcctccttcactctctc
This genomic window contains:
- the LOC121522555 gene encoding caldesmon-like, which codes for EMKRVKEEEKRVKEEMERLKKEVKEEEKRVKEERERLK